A single genomic interval of Sebastes umbrosus isolate fSebUmb1 chromosome 9, fSebUmb1.pri, whole genome shotgun sequence harbors:
- the dcps gene encoding m7GpppX diphosphatase, with protein sequence MADSATKPSKREADSAGADDLSLKGKRAKADNENGGGETGKEPENILSEFKTSKVLSDSAREKNIFIHGKLADQEAVVILEKTPIREDTLAELFSGSRLKLEMKNDIYSTYRLQPPPQLNEIKTTVVCPATEKHLKKYQRQESFLVEETGEDYQSITLPYIQKQSFSVQWVHNILEKKAEADRIVFEDPDPKVGFVLLPDFKWDQKQVDDLYLIAIIHQRDIRSLRDLTSEHLPLLQNVFQKGKEAVLKRYSLPASKLRVYLHYQPSYYHLHIHFTKLGYEVPGCGVERAHLLADVIQNLQSDPQYYKNRTLYFPLRTDDGLLSKFKEAGRL encoded by the exons ATGGCGGACAGCGCGACTAAACCGTCTAAACGTGAAGCCGACAGCGCTGGAGCTGATGATTTATCTCTGAAAGGCAAGCGGGCGAAGGCTGACAATGAGAACGGTGGAGGAGAAACTGGGAAAGAACCTGAAAATATCCTGTCTGAGTTTAAAACGTCTAAAGTGTTGAGTGACTCTGCCAGAGAGAAGAACATCTTCATTCATGGAAAG CTTGCCGACCAGGAGGCTGTGGTTATCCTGGAGAAGACTCCCATCAGAGAAGACACCCTGGCTGAGCTCTTCAGTGGCTCCAGGCTGAAGCTGGAGATGAAGAACGACATCTACAGCACTTATCGGTTACAGCCTCCCCCGCAACTCAATG AGATCAAGACTACAGTCGTGTGTCCAGCCACAGAGAAGCACCTGAAGAAATACCAGCGACAGGAGAGTTTCCTGGTGGAGGAGACGGGGGAGGACTATCAGTCCATCACTCTGCCCTACATTCAGAAGCAGAGTTTCAGCGTGCAG TGGGTACACAACATCCTGGAGAAGAAGGCAGAGGCTGACAGGATAGTTTTCGAAGATCCAGACCCAAAAGTCGGCTTTGTCCTCCTCCCTGATTTCAAATGGGACCAGAAACAG GTTGATGATTTATACCTGATTGCTATCATACATCAGAGAGACATCAGGAGTCTCAGAGACCTGACGTCAGAGCATCTGCCACTGCTGCAGAACGTCTTCCAGAAAGGAAAG GAGGCCGTCCTGAAGCGCTACAGCCTTCCAGCCAGTAAGCTGAGAGTCTACCTGCACTACCAGCCGTCCTACTACCACCTTCACATCCACTTCACCAAGCTGGGCTATGAGGTGCCGGGCTGCGGCGTGGAGCGGGCCCACCTCCTCGCAGACGTTATCCAGAACCTCCAGTCTGACCCCCAGTACTACAAGAACCGGACCCTGTACTTCCCCCTGAGGACGGACGACGGACTGCTCAGCAAGTTCAAGGAGGCGGGGAGGCTGTGA